Proteins co-encoded in one Arachis hypogaea cultivar Tifrunner chromosome 11, arahy.Tifrunner.gnm2.J5K5, whole genome shotgun sequence genomic window:
- the LOC112719666 gene encoding calmodulin-lysine N-methyltransferase: MESSRTKEKASSLRWQILRHALLPRNSHPKPHEESETRIKRISRRTTHGFNLIHCHEVKVNADDECGSNTRNGSTMDMRVCYTLPVPGSQQLFLTQRVENHAQLSDFEICNRYNIDNTGLVCNWPSEDVLAHFCLSQADIFRSKKVIELGSGYGLAGFVIAAVTEASEVVISDGNPQVVYYTQRNIEANSRAFGDTVVKSMRLHWDQEDNIADTFDIIVASDCTFFKDFHGGLVRIVKRLLSKSASSEAIFLSPKRGNSLDLFLGVVEENGLNFSVTEKYDTEVWKRHEGFLNGENRDSWPSYEKDHCYPLLIRITL; encoded by the exons ATGGAAAGTAGCAGAACAAAGGAGAAAGCTTCCTCTTTGAGATGGCAGATCCTCCGCCACGCTCTTCTCCCTCGCAATTCTCATCCTAAGCCAC ATGAGGAATCTGAAACGCGTATTAAGAGAATTTCGAGAAGAACAACGCATGGATTCAATTTGATACACTGTCATGAAGTGAAAGTGAATGCTGATGATGAATGTGGCTCCAATACACGCAACGGTTCCACCATGGATATGCGAGTTTGTTACACTCTTCCTGTCCCTGGCTCTCAGCAACTGTTTTTGAC ACAAAGAGTGGAAAACCATGCTCAGCTCAGTGATTTTGAGATATGCAACAGATACAACATTGACAACACTGGCCTTGTCT GTAATTGGCCATCCGAAGATGTTCTTGCTCACTTTTGCTTGTCGCAAGCAGATATATTCAG GTCTAAAAAAGTTATTGAACTTGGTTCTGGCTATGGCTTGGCTGGGTTTGTTATTGCAGCTGTTACTGAGGCATCAGAGGTTGTAATCTCAGATGGAAATCCCCAAGTGGTTTATT ATACTCAGCGTAACATTGAAGCCAACTCTAGAGCATTTGGGGATACAGTTGTGAAGTCTATGCGGCTCCATTGGGATCAGGAAGATAATATTGCAGACACTTTCGATATCATTGTTGCAAGTGATTG CACTTTCTTTAAGGATTTCCACGGAGGCCTTGTTCGAATTGTCAAACGGCTATTGTCCAAATCAGCATCTTCAGAGGCTATATTTTTAAGTCCTAAAAGAGGCAACTCATTGGACCTGTTCTTGGGGGTGGTTGaagaaaatggtttgaatttcaGTGTCACAGAGAAATATGATACAGAAGTATGGAAACGTCATGAGGGGTTCTTGAATGGTGAAAATAGGGACTCTTGGCCAAGTTATGAGAAAGATCACTGCTATCCACTATTAATCAGAATTACCCTATGA
- the LOC112719662 gene encoding oligopeptide transporter 7 isoform X1 translates to MASSEYQEINEPLIQKQKLSYHGGSGSSWPEISPDTSPDGENSPIEQVALTVPITDDPSLPVFTFRTWILGTLACVLLSFLNQFFGYRKEPLSVTAISAQIAVVPAGHLMAATLTDRRFWKGTRFEFTMNPGKFNVKEHVLITIFASSGAASVYAIHMVSSTIVFYKKEVSVVVAMMVVLTTQVLGFGWAGIFRRYLVEPAAMWWPQNLVQVSLFRALHEKEERPKGGLTRNQFFLIAFICSFAYYVLPGYLFPMLTSLSWMCWIFPNSIVAQQIGSGLHGLGLGAIGFDWSSICAYLGSPLASPWFATANVAFGFATFVYVIVPIAYWMDLYNARRFPIFSDGLFMSNGQEYNISTIIDSNFHLDIEAYESEGPLYLSTLFAMSYGIGFACLSATLVHVLLFHGREILQLSKSAFQEKKIDIHTKLMRKYYKQVPEWWFICILVINIVVTMFVCEYYNDQLQLPWWGVVLACVVAISFTLPVGVIRATTNQAPALNVITEYIIGYIYPGYPIANMLFKVYGNVSMKQAIFFLQDFKLGHYMKIPPRAMFFAQVLGTIIAALVHLVTAWWLMNSVPNICNRELLPSGNPWTCPSDHVFYDASVIWGLIGPRRIFGDLGHYSAINWFFLFGAIAPFLVWLSHKAFPSKQWIRLITVPVILGSLNDMPPATTVNYSSWVLVGFVSGFVAYRYHRGWWIKHNYVLSGALDAGLAFMGVLLYLCLGMEDISLNWWGGNSDGCSLASCPTAQGVQIKGCPLY, encoded by the exons ATGGCTAGTAGTGAATATCAGGAAATCAACGAGCCTCTTA ttcagAAACAGAAGCTGAGTTACCATGGCGGTTCCGGTTCCTCATGGCCGGAAATATCACCGGATACTTCGCCGGACGGCGAGAATTCTCCAATCGAACAGGTGGCGCTGACGGTTCCAATCACAGACGATCCCTCCCTACCAGTCTTCACGTTCCGTACATGGATCCTCGGAACTCTAGCATGCGTTCTCCTCTCGTTCCTGAACCAGTTCTTCGGTTACAGAAAAGAACCGCTATCGGTGACGGCGATTTCGGCGCAGATCGCGGTGGTTCCGGCGGGACACTTAATGGCGGCGACGTTGACGGATCGGAGGTTCTGGAAGGGAACGAGATTCGAGTTCACGATGAATCCAGGGAAATTCAACGTGAAAGAGCACGTGCTAATCACGATCTTCGCGAGTTCTGGAGCTGCGAGCGTTTACGCGATTCATATGGTGAGCTCGACAATCGTGTTCTACAAGAAAGAGGTTTCGGTGGTGGTGGCGATGATGGTGGTTTTGACGACGCAGGTATTGGGCTTCGGTTGGGCCGGGATTTTTAGAAGGTACCTGGTTGAGCCCGCTGCTATGTGGTGGCCGCAGAACCTTGTTCAGGTATCGCTCTTCAG GGCGCTGCATGAGAAAGAAGAGAGACCGAAAGGCGGTTTAACCCGGAACCAGTTCTTCCTCATAGCATTTATTTGCAGTTTTGCTTATTATGTCTTACCAGGCTACTTATTCCCAATGTTAACTTCACTTTCATGGATGTGTTGGATTTTTCCCAACTCCATTGTAGCACAACAAATAGGTTCAGGGTTACATGGTCTTGGACTTGGTGCCATTGGTTTTGATTGGTCCAGCATATGTGCTTATCTTGGTAGCCCTCTGGCTAGTCCATGGTTTGCAACTGCCAATGTTGCTTTTGGTTTTGCCACCTTCGTTTATGTCATTGTGCCCATTGCTTATTGGATGGATCTTTACAATGCAAGAAGGTTTCCTATATTTTCTGATGGTTTGTTCATGTCTAATGGTCAAGAATATAACATCTCAACTATTATTGACTCCAATTTTCATCTTGATATTGAGGCCTATGAGAGTGAGGGTCCTCTTTATCTTAGCACCCTTTTTGCCATGTCATATGGAATTGGTTTTGCTTGCCTTAGTGCAACTCTTGTTCATGTGTTGCTCTTCCATGGGAG GGAAATATTGCAGCTAAGTAAGTCTGCCTTTCAAGAGAAGAAGATAGATATACATACTAAGCTCATGAGGAAATACTATAAACAAGTACCTGAGTGGTGGTTTATTTGCATTCTTGTCATCAACATTGTTGTCACTATGTTTGTATGTGAGTATTACAATGATCAACTCCAGCTGCCATGGTGGGGTGTGGTGTTAGCCTGTGTTGTTGCCATATCATTCACACTTCCAGTTGGAGTCATTAGAGCCACAACAAATCAG GCACCTGCTTTGAATGTGATAACAGAGTACATAATTGGATACATTTACCCAGGATATCCTATTGCTAACATGTTGTTTAAAGTGTATGGCaatgttagtatgaagcaagcaatTTTCTTCCTCCAAGACTTTAAGCTTGGTCATTACATGAAGATTCCTCCTAGAGCTATGTTTTTTGCACAG GTACTTGGCACCATCATAGCAGCATTGGTGCACTTAGTAACCGCATGGTGGCTTATGAACTCTGTTCCAAACATTTGCAACAGAGAGCTTCTTCCATCGGGCAATCCATGGACATGCCCCAGTGATCACGTATTCTACGACGCGTCCGTGATCTGGGGCTTAATAGGACCTCGGAGAATCTTTGGAGATCTTGGACACTACTCAGCCATAAACTGGTTCTTCTTGTTTGGTGCAATTGCTCCTTTCTTAGTTTGGTTATCACATAAGGCATTCCCAAGTAAACAGTGGATTAGACTCATAACTGTGCCAGTGATTTTAGGATCACTAAATGACATGCCACCTGCTACAACAGTGAATTATTCTAGTTGGGTTCTTGTTGGATTTGTATCTGGGTTTGTTGCATATAGATACCACCGTGGATGGTGGATCAAACATAATTATGTGTTGTCTGGTGCACTTGATGCTGGGTTAGCATTCATGGGGGTTTTGTTGTATTTGTGTTTGGGAATGGAAGATATAAGCTTGAATTGGTGGGGTGGTAATTCTGATGGATGTTCATTAGCTTCATGCCCAACTGCTCAAGGTGTTCAAATTAAAGGGTGTCCTCTTTACTAA
- the LOC112719662 gene encoding oligopeptide transporter 7 isoform X2: protein MAATLTDRRFWKGTRFEFTMNPGKFNVKEHVLITIFASSGAASVYAIHMVSSTIVFYKKEVSVVVAMMVVLTTQVLGFGWAGIFRRYLVEPAAMWWPQNLVQVSLFRALHEKEERPKGGLTRNQFFLIAFICSFAYYVLPGYLFPMLTSLSWMCWIFPNSIVAQQIGSGLHGLGLGAIGFDWSSICAYLGSPLASPWFATANVAFGFATFVYVIVPIAYWMDLYNARRFPIFSDGLFMSNGQEYNISTIIDSNFHLDIEAYESEGPLYLSTLFAMSYGIGFACLSATLVHVLLFHGREILQLSKSAFQEKKIDIHTKLMRKYYKQVPEWWFICILVINIVVTMFVCEYYNDQLQLPWWGVVLACVVAISFTLPVGVIRATTNQAPALNVITEYIIGYIYPGYPIANMLFKVYGNVSMKQAIFFLQDFKLGHYMKIPPRAMFFAQVLGTIIAALVHLVTAWWLMNSVPNICNRELLPSGNPWTCPSDHVFYDASVIWGLIGPRRIFGDLGHYSAINWFFLFGAIAPFLVWLSHKAFPSKQWIRLITVPVILGSLNDMPPATTVNYSSWVLVGFVSGFVAYRYHRGWWIKHNYVLSGALDAGLAFMGVLLYLCLGMEDISLNWWGGNSDGCSLASCPTAQGVQIKGCPLY, encoded by the exons ATGGCGGCGACGTTGACGGATCGGAGGTTCTGGAAGGGAACGAGATTCGAGTTCACGATGAATCCAGGGAAATTCAACGTGAAAGAGCACGTGCTAATCACGATCTTCGCGAGTTCTGGAGCTGCGAGCGTTTACGCGATTCATATGGTGAGCTCGACAATCGTGTTCTACAAGAAAGAGGTTTCGGTGGTGGTGGCGATGATGGTGGTTTTGACGACGCAGGTATTGGGCTTCGGTTGGGCCGGGATTTTTAGAAGGTACCTGGTTGAGCCCGCTGCTATGTGGTGGCCGCAGAACCTTGTTCAGGTATCGCTCTTCAG GGCGCTGCATGAGAAAGAAGAGAGACCGAAAGGCGGTTTAACCCGGAACCAGTTCTTCCTCATAGCATTTATTTGCAGTTTTGCTTATTATGTCTTACCAGGCTACTTATTCCCAATGTTAACTTCACTTTCATGGATGTGTTGGATTTTTCCCAACTCCATTGTAGCACAACAAATAGGTTCAGGGTTACATGGTCTTGGACTTGGTGCCATTGGTTTTGATTGGTCCAGCATATGTGCTTATCTTGGTAGCCCTCTGGCTAGTCCATGGTTTGCAACTGCCAATGTTGCTTTTGGTTTTGCCACCTTCGTTTATGTCATTGTGCCCATTGCTTATTGGATGGATCTTTACAATGCAAGAAGGTTTCCTATATTTTCTGATGGTTTGTTCATGTCTAATGGTCAAGAATATAACATCTCAACTATTATTGACTCCAATTTTCATCTTGATATTGAGGCCTATGAGAGTGAGGGTCCTCTTTATCTTAGCACCCTTTTTGCCATGTCATATGGAATTGGTTTTGCTTGCCTTAGTGCAACTCTTGTTCATGTGTTGCTCTTCCATGGGAG GGAAATATTGCAGCTAAGTAAGTCTGCCTTTCAAGAGAAGAAGATAGATATACATACTAAGCTCATGAGGAAATACTATAAACAAGTACCTGAGTGGTGGTTTATTTGCATTCTTGTCATCAACATTGTTGTCACTATGTTTGTATGTGAGTATTACAATGATCAACTCCAGCTGCCATGGTGGGGTGTGGTGTTAGCCTGTGTTGTTGCCATATCATTCACACTTCCAGTTGGAGTCATTAGAGCCACAACAAATCAG GCACCTGCTTTGAATGTGATAACAGAGTACATAATTGGATACATTTACCCAGGATATCCTATTGCTAACATGTTGTTTAAAGTGTATGGCaatgttagtatgaagcaagcaatTTTCTTCCTCCAAGACTTTAAGCTTGGTCATTACATGAAGATTCCTCCTAGAGCTATGTTTTTTGCACAG GTACTTGGCACCATCATAGCAGCATTGGTGCACTTAGTAACCGCATGGTGGCTTATGAACTCTGTTCCAAACATTTGCAACAGAGAGCTTCTTCCATCGGGCAATCCATGGACATGCCCCAGTGATCACGTATTCTACGACGCGTCCGTGATCTGGGGCTTAATAGGACCTCGGAGAATCTTTGGAGATCTTGGACACTACTCAGCCATAAACTGGTTCTTCTTGTTTGGTGCAATTGCTCCTTTCTTAGTTTGGTTATCACATAAGGCATTCCCAAGTAAACAGTGGATTAGACTCATAACTGTGCCAGTGATTTTAGGATCACTAAATGACATGCCACCTGCTACAACAGTGAATTATTCTAGTTGGGTTCTTGTTGGATTTGTATCTGGGTTTGTTGCATATAGATACCACCGTGGATGGTGGATCAAACATAATTATGTGTTGTCTGGTGCACTTGATGCTGGGTTAGCATTCATGGGGGTTTTGTTGTATTTGTGTTTGGGAATGGAAGATATAAGCTTGAATTGGTGGGGTGGTAATTCTGATGGATGTTCATTAGCTTCATGCCCAACTGCTCAAGGTGTTCAAATTAAAGGGTGTCCTCTTTACTAA
- the LOC112719664 gene encoding oligopeptide transporter 7 isoform X1 produces the protein MADHHEIHAPLRNAQFHTFSSIIVWFSLFSYTNTLRFRVSFVSVHTEPPSTVPENSPAEEDYEDSSIEQVSLTVPVTDDPFLPVFTFRTWILGTLACVLLSFLNQFFWYRREPLSLTAISAQIAVVPAGHLLAATVTDRRFWKGTRFEFTMNPGKFSVKEHVLITIFANSGAASVYAIHFVSAVKVFYRKEVTALMGFLVVITTHLLGFCWAGLLRRYLVEPAGMWWPQNLVQVSLFRALHEKEERPKGGLTRNQFFFMAFVCSFAYYVLPGYLFPMLTSLSWMCWMFPNSIVAQQIGSGLHGLGLGVVGFDWSSICAYLGSPLASPWFATANVAAGFAIFVYVLIPSAYWLNIYNARKFPILSDELFMSNGQKYNISDIIDPNFRLDLEAYERDGPLYLSISFAMAYGFAFACLSATLVHVLLFHGRDILQLSKSAFQDKKIDIHTKLMRKNYKQVPEWWFICILLFNITAIMFICRYYNDQLQLPWWGVVLACVVALSFTLPIGIIRATTNQAPALNVITEYIIGYIYPGYPIANILFKTYGNGSMKLGISFLQDFKLGHYMKIPPRSMFVAQILGTTISALVHLTTAWWLMSTIPDICDRELLPGSSPWTCPTDHVFYDASVIWGLIGPHRIFGDLGHYSAINWFFLAGAIAPLLVWLAHKTFPNKHWIRLITMPVILAAVAEMPPGTPVNYTSWVLVGFLSGFVAYRYYRGWWSRHNYALSGGLDAGLAFMGVLLYLCLGMENVNLNWWGSEVDGCPLASCPTAQGVTAQGCPLY, from the exons ATGGCTGACCACCACGAAATCCACGCGCCACTCCGTAACGCTCAGTTTCACACTTTCTCTTCTATTATAGTATGGTTTTCACTTTTCAGCTACACTAATACGCTGCGTTTTCGTGTTTCTTTTGTTTCAGTTCACACAGAACCACCATCCACCGTGCCGGAAAACTCGCCGGCGGAGGAGGACTACGAAGACTCTTCGATTGAGCAAGTCTCGCTGACAGTCCCGGTCACCGACGATCCCTTCCTACCGGTATTCACCTTCAGGACATGGATACTAGGAACCCTAGCATGTGTGCTTCTCTCGTTCCTGAACCAGTTCTTCTGGTACCGGAGGGAGCCGCTATCACTGACGGCGATATCGGCGCAGATAGCGGTGGTTCCGGCGGGGCACCTGCTGGCGGCGACGGTGACGGATCGAAGATTCTGGAAGGGAACGAGGTTTGAGTTCACGATGAATCCGGGGAAGTTCAGCGTGAAGGAGCACGTGCTTATCACGATTTTCGCGAACTCCGGCGCGGCGAGTGTTTATGCGATTCATTTTGTGAGTGCCGTTAAGGTGTTTTACCGGAAAGAGGTTACTGCATTGATGGGCTTTTTGGTGGTAATAACGACTCACTTGTTGGGCTTTTGTTGGGCCGGGCTTCTAAGGAGGTACTTAGTTGAGCCTGCTGGTATGTGGTGGCCACAAAATCTTGTCCAGGTCTCACTTTTCAG GGCACTGCATGAGAAGGAGGAGAGGCCAAAAGGAGGGTTAACTCGGAATCAGTTCTTCTTCATGGCATTTGTTTGCAGTTTTGCTTATTATGTCTTACCAGGCTACCTATTCCCAATGTTAACTTCACTTTCTTGGATGTGTTGGATGTTTCCCAACTCCATTGTAGCACAACAAATAGGTTCAGGATTACATGGTCTTGGACTTGGTGTTGTTGGTTTTGACTGGTCTAGCATATGTGCTTATCTTGGTAGCCCTTTGGCTAGTCCTTGGTTTGCTACTGCTAATGTTGCTGCTGGTTTTGCCATTTTTGTCTATGTCCTTATTCCCTCTGCTTATTGGCTGAATATCTACAATGCAAGAAAATTTCCCATACTTTCAGATGAACTATTCATGTCCAATGGCCAGAAATACAACATATCAGATATTATAGACCCTAACTTTCGCCTCGACCTAGAGGCATACGAGCGCGATGGCCCTCTTTATCTTAGCATAAGCTTTGCAATGGCATATGGCTTTGCTTTTGCTTGTCTTTCTGCAACTCTTGTTCATGTACTCCTCTTCCATGGAAG GGACATATTACAACTAAGCAAGTCTGCATTCCAAGACAAGAAGATTGATATACACACTAAGCTGAtgagaaaaaattataaacaagTTCCTGAATGGTGGTTTATTTGCATTCTATTGTTCAACATCACTGCAATTATGTTCATATGCAGATATTATAACGATCAACTCCAGCTTCCATGGTGGGGTGTGGTGTTAGCATGTGTTGTTGCTCTATCATTCACTCTTCCAATTGGAATCATTAGAGCTACAACAAATCAG GCACCGGCTTTGAATGTTATCACAGAATACATAATTGGATACATCTATCCAGGATATCCCATTGCAAACATTTTGTTTAAGACATATGGGAATGGAAGTATGAAACTGGGGATTTCTTTTTTGCAAGACTTCAAGCTTGGCCATTACATGAAAATCCCTCCTAGATCAATGTTCGTTGCACAG ATACTTGGCACTACTATATCCGCTTTGGTCCATTTAACAACAGCATGGTGGCTCATGAGCACTATTCCAGACATATGTGATAGAGAATTGCTTCCAGGAAGTAGTCCATGGACTTGTCCCACTGATCATGTATTCTATGATGCATCTGTCATATGGGGTTTGATAGGTCCTCACAGAATCTTTGGAGATCTTGGACACTACTCAGCCATAAACTGGTTCTTCTTGGCTGGTGCTATTGCTCCTTTATTAGTATGGCTAGCACACAAAACCTTCCCAAACAAACATTGGATTAGACTTATAACCATGCCAGTTATCTTGGCTGCCGTAGCCGAAATGCCTCCGGGCACTCCGGTGAACTACACTAGTTGGGTTCTTGTTGGATTCCTCTCAGGGTTTGTCGCCTACAGATACTATCGCGGGTGGTGGAGCCGACACAATTATGCCTTGTCCGGAGGACTTGATGCCGGATTAGCATTCATGGGAGTGCTGCTTTACTTGTGTTTAGGGATGGAAAATGTTAACTTAAACTGGTGGGGGAGTGAAGTTGATGGTTGCCCTTTAGCTTCATGTCCAACTGCTCAAGGTGTCACAGCTCAAGGGTGTCCTCTATACTAA
- the LOC112719664 gene encoding oligopeptide transporter 7 isoform X2, which translates to MADHHEIHAPLLHTEPPSTVPENSPAEEDYEDSSIEQVSLTVPVTDDPFLPVFTFRTWILGTLACVLLSFLNQFFWYRREPLSLTAISAQIAVVPAGHLLAATVTDRRFWKGTRFEFTMNPGKFSVKEHVLITIFANSGAASVYAIHFVSAVKVFYRKEVTALMGFLVVITTHLLGFCWAGLLRRYLVEPAGMWWPQNLVQVSLFRALHEKEERPKGGLTRNQFFFMAFVCSFAYYVLPGYLFPMLTSLSWMCWMFPNSIVAQQIGSGLHGLGLGVVGFDWSSICAYLGSPLASPWFATANVAAGFAIFVYVLIPSAYWLNIYNARKFPILSDELFMSNGQKYNISDIIDPNFRLDLEAYERDGPLYLSISFAMAYGFAFACLSATLVHVLLFHGRDILQLSKSAFQDKKIDIHTKLMRKNYKQVPEWWFICILLFNITAIMFICRYYNDQLQLPWWGVVLACVVALSFTLPIGIIRATTNQAPALNVITEYIIGYIYPGYPIANILFKTYGNGSMKLGISFLQDFKLGHYMKIPPRSMFVAQILGTTISALVHLTTAWWLMSTIPDICDRELLPGSSPWTCPTDHVFYDASVIWGLIGPHRIFGDLGHYSAINWFFLAGAIAPLLVWLAHKTFPNKHWIRLITMPVILAAVAEMPPGTPVNYTSWVLVGFLSGFVAYRYYRGWWSRHNYALSGGLDAGLAFMGVLLYLCLGMENVNLNWWGSEVDGCPLASCPTAQGVTAQGCPLY; encoded by the exons ATGGCTGACCACCACGAAATCCACGCGCCACTCC TTCACACAGAACCACCATCCACCGTGCCGGAAAACTCGCCGGCGGAGGAGGACTACGAAGACTCTTCGATTGAGCAAGTCTCGCTGACAGTCCCGGTCACCGACGATCCCTTCCTACCGGTATTCACCTTCAGGACATGGATACTAGGAACCCTAGCATGTGTGCTTCTCTCGTTCCTGAACCAGTTCTTCTGGTACCGGAGGGAGCCGCTATCACTGACGGCGATATCGGCGCAGATAGCGGTGGTTCCGGCGGGGCACCTGCTGGCGGCGACGGTGACGGATCGAAGATTCTGGAAGGGAACGAGGTTTGAGTTCACGATGAATCCGGGGAAGTTCAGCGTGAAGGAGCACGTGCTTATCACGATTTTCGCGAACTCCGGCGCGGCGAGTGTTTATGCGATTCATTTTGTGAGTGCCGTTAAGGTGTTTTACCGGAAAGAGGTTACTGCATTGATGGGCTTTTTGGTGGTAATAACGACTCACTTGTTGGGCTTTTGTTGGGCCGGGCTTCTAAGGAGGTACTTAGTTGAGCCTGCTGGTATGTGGTGGCCACAAAATCTTGTCCAGGTCTCACTTTTCAG GGCACTGCATGAGAAGGAGGAGAGGCCAAAAGGAGGGTTAACTCGGAATCAGTTCTTCTTCATGGCATTTGTTTGCAGTTTTGCTTATTATGTCTTACCAGGCTACCTATTCCCAATGTTAACTTCACTTTCTTGGATGTGTTGGATGTTTCCCAACTCCATTGTAGCACAACAAATAGGTTCAGGATTACATGGTCTTGGACTTGGTGTTGTTGGTTTTGACTGGTCTAGCATATGTGCTTATCTTGGTAGCCCTTTGGCTAGTCCTTGGTTTGCTACTGCTAATGTTGCTGCTGGTTTTGCCATTTTTGTCTATGTCCTTATTCCCTCTGCTTATTGGCTGAATATCTACAATGCAAGAAAATTTCCCATACTTTCAGATGAACTATTCATGTCCAATGGCCAGAAATACAACATATCAGATATTATAGACCCTAACTTTCGCCTCGACCTAGAGGCATACGAGCGCGATGGCCCTCTTTATCTTAGCATAAGCTTTGCAATGGCATATGGCTTTGCTTTTGCTTGTCTTTCTGCAACTCTTGTTCATGTACTCCTCTTCCATGGAAG GGACATATTACAACTAAGCAAGTCTGCATTCCAAGACAAGAAGATTGATATACACACTAAGCTGAtgagaaaaaattataaacaagTTCCTGAATGGTGGTTTATTTGCATTCTATTGTTCAACATCACTGCAATTATGTTCATATGCAGATATTATAACGATCAACTCCAGCTTCCATGGTGGGGTGTGGTGTTAGCATGTGTTGTTGCTCTATCATTCACTCTTCCAATTGGAATCATTAGAGCTACAACAAATCAG GCACCGGCTTTGAATGTTATCACAGAATACATAATTGGATACATCTATCCAGGATATCCCATTGCAAACATTTTGTTTAAGACATATGGGAATGGAAGTATGAAACTGGGGATTTCTTTTTTGCAAGACTTCAAGCTTGGCCATTACATGAAAATCCCTCCTAGATCAATGTTCGTTGCACAG ATACTTGGCACTACTATATCCGCTTTGGTCCATTTAACAACAGCATGGTGGCTCATGAGCACTATTCCAGACATATGTGATAGAGAATTGCTTCCAGGAAGTAGTCCATGGACTTGTCCCACTGATCATGTATTCTATGATGCATCTGTCATATGGGGTTTGATAGGTCCTCACAGAATCTTTGGAGATCTTGGACACTACTCAGCCATAAACTGGTTCTTCTTGGCTGGTGCTATTGCTCCTTTATTAGTATGGCTAGCACACAAAACCTTCCCAAACAAACATTGGATTAGACTTATAACCATGCCAGTTATCTTGGCTGCCGTAGCCGAAATGCCTCCGGGCACTCCGGTGAACTACACTAGTTGGGTTCTTGTTGGATTCCTCTCAGGGTTTGTCGCCTACAGATACTATCGCGGGTGGTGGAGCCGACACAATTATGCCTTGTCCGGAGGACTTGATGCCGGATTAGCATTCATGGGAGTGCTGCTTTACTTGTGTTTAGGGATGGAAAATGTTAACTTAAACTGGTGGGGGAGTGAAGTTGATGGTTGCCCTTTAGCTTCATGTCCAACTGCTCAAGGTGTCACAGCTCAAGGGTGTCCTCTATACTAA
- the LOC112719663 gene encoding uncharacterized protein: MESEGQKGTVNPSAMLASLLSRRAKLHDELRSIEKQVYDMETSYLQDPGQCGNVLKGFEGFLSSSKNTALLKRSRKFHPEDRLFSLSSVTSQAAEELAAGRDDGRSDFGPGRSKGGGIYAHGPGKPKRGRGGPRDAKRLRHSSDQDFDYEDDPDLIF, encoded by the exons ATGGAATCCGAAG GACAAAAGGGTACTGTAAACCCATCTGCAATGCTGGCCTCGCTGCTTAGTAGGAGAGCCAAGCTTCACGATGAGCTTCGCAGCATTGAAAAACAG GTTTATGATATGGAGACAAGTTACTTACAGGATCCTGGGCAGTGTGGAAATGTATTGAAAGGATTTGAGGGATTCTTGTCTTCCTCAAAGAACACTGCACT CTTGAAGCGGTCTAGAAAGTTTCATCCTGAAGATAGGCTCTTTTCATTGTCCTCAGTAACCTCACAAGCG GCAGAAGAGCTTGCAGCTGGACGAGATG ATGGGAGATCTGATTTTGGTCCTGGTCGTTCAAAAGGCGGAGGAATTTATGCGCATGGACC GGGTAAACCAAAGAGGGGAAGAGGCGGACCAAGAGATGCAAAGAGACTAAGGCATTCAAGTGATCAAGACTTTGATTATGAAGATGATCCAGATTTGATATTTTGA